A DNA window from Naumovozyma dairenensis CBS 421 chromosome 8, complete genome contains the following coding sequences:
- the SYN8 gene encoding syntaxin (similar to Saccharomyces cerevisiae SYN8 (YAL014C); ancestral locus Anc_7.92), with product MRNLKLSCELELNKLSDIIEERDRLINILHISPSTNDNIKLKTVLNRILDIFNSLDHVANEDDMNDFTKFIKIYNNLLNRIPKEMDLQNGIENNNSNTIDTSLYEFNKQLKLEEEEEEEEEKTISPLKSSINDGPVIKKKVRLNDEITYKEYTPYTDNPDHDDDDDDDAGNRNKLMGNATDTTSSNNTKDDLQSYMVSNEEIFARQQQQLMEQDSHLDTLSGSVQRTHGISLDINNELVSQNNEVLNDLENLIENGGRNLDRAKRRLEIFEKTARDNGPCSIIVLLILILFFLLIVL from the coding sequence ATGAGGAACTTAAAACTATCATgtgaattagaattaaataaattatctgatataattgaagaaagagaCAGATTAATTAACATACTCCATATTAGTCCGTCAACCAATGATAacatcaaattgaaaactgTGCTGAATAGAATTTTAGAcatatttaattcattagaCCATGTAgcaaatgaagatgatatgaatgattttacaaaatttattaaaatatataataatcttCTAAACAGAATACCGAAAGAAATGGATCTACAAAATGGCAtagagaataataatagtaatacgATAGATACTTCATTATATGAGTTCAATAAACAACTTAAATtggaggaggaggaggaggaggaggaagaaaaaacaatatcaCCACTTAAGAGTTCAATAAATGACGGTCCTgttataaagaaaaaggtcagattgaatgatgaaatCACTTATAAAGAATATACTCCTTATACAGATAATCCTGATCacgatgacgatgacgatgacgatgcGGGAAATAGGAATAAACTGATGGGAAATGCTACTGATACTActtcatctaataatactaaGGATGATTTACAATCATATATGGTAtctaatgaagaaatatttgcaagacaacaacagcaattAATGGAGCAAGATTCTCATTTAGATACATTATCAGGATCCGTACAAAGAACCCATGGAATTTCGTtggatattaataatgaattggtGAGTCAAAATAATGAGGTATTGAATGACttagaaaatttaattgaaaatgggGGCAGAAATTTGGATAGAGCTAAACGTCGTTTGGAAATATTCGAAAAGACAGCAAGAGATAATGGACCTTGTTCCATTATCGTATTGTTAATATTGATCTTATTCTTCCTTTTGATAGTCCTTTAA
- the NDAI0H02380 gene encoding uncharacterized protein (similar to Saccharomyces cerevisiae ILV2 (YMR108W); ancestral locus Anc_2.441), producing MLRQAALKNVATKRGFQQLTLRSSKAPSSIAFRYYKSIPRNYSSVSNAAAVRPEPAPSFNVDPASQPSQKQPVKLSKKLRTEPEMDSSFVGLSGGQIFNEMMKRQNVDTVFGYPGGAILPVYDAIYNSDAFKFVLPKHEQGAGHMAEGYARASGKTGVVLVTSGPGATNVVTPMADALADGIPMVVFTGQVPTSAIGTDAFQEADVVGISRSCTKWNVMVRSVAELPLRINEAFEIANSGRPGPVLVDLPKDVTAAILRNPIPIKSTLPITSQLKSVAEEAYTMESINRAADLINLAKRPVLYVGNGIMNNPDGPRLLKELSDRAQIPVTTTIQGLGAFDQEDPKSLDMLGMHGCATANLAMQNADLVIALGARFDDRVTGNIAKFAPEARRAALEERGGIIHFEISPKNINKVVEAQVAVEGDAASNVSKLLPLVFPVKERKDWFKQINQWKKEYPYSYMKETAESKIKPQTVISKLSKIANGTGKPVVVTTGVGQHQMWAAQHWTWKHPRSFITSGGLGTMGYGLPAAIGAQVARPDAIVIDIDGDASFNMTLTELSSAVQAGVPIKILLLNNEEQGMVTQWQSLFYEHRYSHTHQLNPDFMKLADAMGLKGIRVKNQGELDGALKEFVDYQGPVLLEVEVEKKVPVLPMVPAGKGLDEFINFDPEMEKEQNELRHKRTGGKH from the coding sequence ATGCTAAGACAAGCtgcattgaaaaatgttgCCACGAAACGTGGATTCCAGCAACTAACTCTAAGATCATCAAAGGCACCTTCCTCCATCGCCTTCCGTTATTATAAATCCATTCCTCGTAATTATAGCTCTGTTTCTAATGCAGCAGCAGTAAGGCCAGAACCTGCTCCAAGTTTCAATGTGGACCCAGCTTCACAACCATCTCAAAAACAACCTGTAAAGCTTTCCAAGAAACTACGCACAGAACCGGAAATGGATAGTTCATTTGTTGGATTATCTGGAGGTCAAATCTTCAATgaaatgatgaaaagaCAAAATGTTGACACAGTCTTTGGCTATCCAGGTGGTGCAATCTTACCAGTCTACGATGCCATCTACAACAGTGACGCATTCAAATTTGTCTTACCAAAACATGAACAAGGTGCGGGTCATATGGCTGAAGGTTATGCAAGAGCATCAGGTAAAACAGGTGTTGTATTAGTTACGTCAGGTCCAGGTGCGACCAACGTAGTGACTCCAATGGCAGATGCCCTTGCAGATGGTATTCCAATGGTGGTCTTTACTGGCCAAGTACCAACTTCTGCGATCGGTACTGATGCCTTCCAAGAAGCAGATGTCGTAGGTATTTCAAGATCATGTACTAAATGGAACGTTATGGTTAGATCTGTTGCTGAATTGCCATTACGTATTAATGAAGCTTTTGAAATAGCGAACAGTGGGAGACCAGGTCCTGTCTTAGTCGATCTACCAAAGGATGTCACGGCTGCTATCTTAAGAAACCCAATTCCAATTAAATCTACTTTACCGATAACGAGTCAATTAAAGAGCGTTGCTGAAGAAGCTTATACTATGGAAAGTATTAATAGGGCTGCTGATTTAATTAACTTGGCTAAGAGACCTGTTCTTTATGTTGGTAACGGTATCATGAACAATCCAGATGGTCCAAGATTATTAAAGGAATTAAGTGACCGTGCTCAAATTCCAgttactactactattcAAGGTTTAGGTGCTTTCGATCAAGAAGATCCAAAATCCTTAGATATGCTAGGTATGCATGGTTGTGCCACTGCTAATTTAGCTATGCAAAATGCTGATTTAGTGATCGCCCTTGGTGCTAGATTCGATGATCGTGTTACCGGTAATATTGCTAAATTTGCTCCAGAAGCTCGTCGTGCTGCTTTGGAAGAAAGAGGTGGTATTATTCATTTCGAAATCTCTccaaagaatattaataaagttGTTGAAGCTCAAGTTGCTGTAGAAGGTGATGCTGCTTCTAACGTTAGCAAATTATTACCTTTAGTCTTCCCAGTgaaggaaagaaaagattggTTCAAACAAATTAACCAATGGAAAAAGGAATACCCATACTCATACATGAAGGAAACCGCTGAATCTAAGATTAAACCACAAACTGTAATCTCTAAATTATCTAAGATCGCAAACGGTACAGGTAAACCAGTTGTTGTTACCACAGGTGTTGGTCAACATCAAATGTGGGCTGCTCAACATTGGACGTGGAAGCATCCACGTAGTTTCATTACATCTGGTGGTTTAGGTACTATGGGTTATGGGTTACCAGCAGCCATTGGTGCTCAAGTGGCCAGACCAGATGCAATtgttattgatattgatggtGATGCTTCATTCAATATGACTTTGACAGAATTAAGTTCGGCAGTTCAAGCAGGTGTACCAATTAAAATCTTACTTttgaataatgaagaacaaGGTATGGTTACACAATGGcaatcattattttatgAACATCGTTACTCTCATACTCATCAATTGAATCCAGATTTCATGAAACTAGCAGATGCTATGGGATTGAAAGGTATTAGAGTAAAGAATCAAGGAGAATTGGATGGtgctttgaaagaatttgTTGATTATCAAGGTCCTGTCTTATTAGAAGTTGAAGTGGAAAAGAAAGTTCCAGTCTTACCAATGGTTCCAGCTGGAAAAGGTTTagatgaatttattaattttgacCCAGAAATGGAAAAGGAACAAAATGAATTACGTCACAAACGTACCGGCGGTAAACATTAA
- the HFD1 gene encoding hexadecenal dehydrogenase (similar to Saccharomyces cerevisiae HFD1 (YMR110C); ancestral locus Anc_2.439), whose product MTTLQYTPLDDINSIIKTSKEFYLNRQIQLTKEKNPFKADLEFRIEQLKKFYNAIATHEDEIIDALFADYHRAKQESIGLEINPLLNNILHIIKNLRKWMKPTKVSDCSPPFMFGSIKVEKIARGNVLVIAPFNFPILLSLVPVAHAIGAGNSVVLKPSEQTPHTSMLIAKILNHAGFPKGLVQIVQGSIDETSKLIKSKDFSMMFYTGSPKVGSIVAQEAAKNLIPCVLELGGKSPTFITKSFSRKNLKTALRRIFFGSFGNSGQICVAPDYLVIHESLYDEAREIAKELLKETFPLITKDAEYTHMISERSYNNALKKLENTQGTVYQCESSLNSDSLCIPPTLIFDCNWDDTTMLEENFSPILPIIKYTDLDKTLDTIIDKYDAPLVQYIFSSSKSEISHILMRLRSGDCIIGDTLIHVGIKDSPFGGIGHSGYGNYGGIYGFNAFTHERTIFTQPFWMDFVLSMRYQPYNKEKQSY is encoded by the coding sequence ATGACAACTTTGCAATATACACCACTGGATGACATTAACTCCATTATTAAAACCTCCAAAGAGTTCTATTTGAATAGGCAAATTCAGCTAACAAAGGAGAAGAATCCATTCAAAGCAGATCTTGAATTTCGTATTGAACAACTAAAGAAATTCTACAATGCCATTGCAACTCACGAAGATGAAATCATTGACGCACTCTTTGCCGATTATCACAGAGCCAAACAAGAATCCATAGGTCTCGAAATCAATCCTTTACTAAACAATATCCTACACATAATTAAAAACTTACGCAAATGGATGAAACCTACAAAAGTATCAGATTGTTCACCACCATTCATGTTCGGATCCATAAAAGTGGAAAAAATTGCAAGAGGTAACGTCCTCGTCATCGCACCATTCAATTTCCCAatcttattatcattagtcCCAGTGGCTCATGCAATCGGTGCTGGGAATTCCGTCGTTTTAAAACCAAGTGAACAAACTCCTCATACATCCATGTTGATTGCTAAGATTCTCAATCATGCAGGGTTCCCCAAAGGGTTGGTCCAAATCGTACAAGGTAGCATTGATGAGACTAGCAAATTGATCAAGTCTAAAGATTTCAGTATGATGTTCTATACCGGATCACCTAAAGTTGGCTCCATAGTGGCTCAAGAAGCGGCAAAGAATTTAATCCCTTGTGTTTTGGAATTAGGTGGGAAATCACCAACTTTCATCACTAAGAGTTTCTCAaggaagaatttgaaaaccGCCCTAcgaagaatattttttggttCATTTGGTAATTCTGGTCAAATTTGCGTGGCCCCTGATTATTTAGTGATACATGAATCACTTTATGATGAAGCAAGGGAAATTGCTAAGGagttattgaaagaaacaTTCCCATTGATTACGAAAGATGCAGAATATACTCATATGATTAGTGAAAGATCGTATAACAATgcattaaagaaattggaaaatactCAAGGCACTGTATACCAATGCGaatcatctttaaattcagATTCTTTATGTATTCCACCCACTTTAATCTTTGACTGTAACTGGGATGATACGACCATGTTGGAAGAGAATTTCTCACCTATTttaccaataataaaatacaCGGATTTGGATAAAACGTTGGATACGattattgataaatatGATGCTCCATTAGTACAATATATCTTTTCAAGTTCAAAATCGGAAATATCACATATCTTAATGCGTTTGAGATCAGGCGATTGTATAATAGGTGATACATTAATTCATGTTGGTATTAAAGATTCTCCATTCGGTGGAATTGGTCATTCAGGATATGGTAATTATGGTGGTATATATGGATTCAATGCATTTACTCATGAAAGAACTATTTTCACTCAACCATTTTGGATGGATTTCGTATTAAGTATGAGATATCAACCttataataaagaaaaacaaagtTATTGA
- the CYS3 gene encoding cystathionine gamma-lyase CYS3 (similar to Saccharomyces cerevisiae CYS3 (YAL012W); ancestral locus Anc_7.97) translates to MGLIASDKFATKAIHAGSHVDVHGSVIEPISLSTTFKQSAPAQPIGTYEYSRSQNPNRENLENAIAALENGKYGLAFSSGSATTAIILQSLPQNSHAISIGDVYGGTHRYFTKVANAHGVETTFTNDLIKDLPNLVKENTKLVWIESPTNPTLKVTDIEAVSKSIKSLNKDILLVVDNTFLSPYLSNPLNFGADIVVHSATKYINGHSDVVLGVLATNNQEIYERLQFLQNAVGAIPSPFDSWLTHRGLKTLHLRVRQASLTATKIAEFLSTNPNVKAVNYPGLPTHENYDIVKKQHREALGGGMISFRINGGSEAAAKFSSSTRLFTLAESLGGIESLLEVPAVMTHGGIPKESREASGVYDDLIRLSVGIEDAGDLLDDIKQALEVAAAKN, encoded by the coding sequence ATGGGTCTAATTGCTTCCGATAAATTCGCTACTAAAGCTATCCATGCTGGTTCTCATGTCGATGTCCATGGTTCTGTTATTGAACCAATCTCCTTATCTACCACTTTCAAACAATCTGCTCCAGCTCAACCAATTGGTACATACGAATATTCTAGATCACAAAATCCAAACAGAGAAAACTTAGAAAACGCCATCGCTGCCTTAGAAAATGGTAAGTACGGGTTAGCTTTCTCCTCAGGTTCTGCTACTACCGCCATCATCTTACAATCTCTACCACAAAACTCCCATGCCATCTCCATCGGTGATGTTTATGGTGGTACTCACAGATACTTCACTAAAGTTGCTAACGCTCACGGTGTTGAAACTACTTTCACCAACGATTTAATTAAGGATTTACCAAACCTAGTTAAGGAAAACACTAAATTAGTTTGGATTGAATCTCCAACCAACCCAACTTTAAAAGTCACTGACATTGAAGCTGTCTCCAAATCtattaaatctttaaacAAGGATATCCTACTTGTAGTAGACAACACTTTCTTATCTCCATATCTTTCAAACCCATTAAACTTCGGTGCTGACATTGTTGTTCATTCAGCAACTAAATACATTAACGGTCACTCTGATGTGGTCTTAGGTGTCTTAGCCACTAACaatcaagaaatttatGAAAGATTACAATTCTTACAAAATGCTGTTGGTGCCATCCCATCTCCTTTCGACAGTTGGTTAACTCACAGAGGTTTAAAGACTCTACATTTACGTGTCAGACAAGCTTCTTTAACTGCAACCAAGATTGCTGAATTTTTAAGCACAAATCCAAACGTTAAAGCTGTCAACTACCCAGGTTTACCAACACACGAAAATTATGATATCGTTAAGAAACAACATCGTGAAGCTCTAGGTGGTGGTATGATCTCTTTCAGAATTAACGGTGGTAGTGAAGCTGCTGCTAAATTCTCCTCCTCTACTAGATTATTCACGTTAGCTGAATCTTTAGGTGGTATCGAATCTCTTTTGGAAGTCCCAGCTGTTATGACTCATGGTGGTATTCCAAAGGAAAGTAGAGAAGCTTCTGGTGTTTACGATGATTTGATTAGATTATCTGTAGGTATTGAAGATGCTGGTGATTTATTGGATGACATTAAACAAGCTCTTGAAGTCGCCGCAGCTAAgaactaa
- the NDAI0H02430 gene encoding acetate uptake transporter family protein, with protein sequence MVFQAQPSGNTTIFEEKNSNNNEKGYNEDKIEVVHPYGITTDDNSNSNSTSTEDHDSVCKCYTTGANNEYVYIGHQKFIRNDLTEAFGGTLNPGLSPPSHHKFANPAPLGLCGFALTTFLSGMFNARAQGIQVHNVIVGCAIFYGGLVQLIAGIWEIALENTFGGTALCSYGGYWMSYGAIYIPWFGILDAYKEDESDFANAMGIYLLSWSIFTFGLTFCTLKSTVMFSTLFFLVALTYLLNSISEFTGSPKVQRAGGIVGIIVSFLAWYNAYTGVANRENSYIVITPLQLPSNDRTIY encoded by the coding sequence ATGGTCTTTCAAGCACAACCAAGCGGTAACACTACaatctttgaagaaaagaactCAAACAACAACGAAAAAGGTTACAATGAAGACAAGATCGAAGTAGTCCATCCCTATGGAATAACCACAGATGATAATTCCAACTCGAACTCAACTTCAACTGAGGATCATGATTCCGTTTGTAAATGTTACACAACGGGCGCCAATAATGAATACGTCTATATAGGACATCAAAAATTCATAAGAAATGATCTAACTGAAGCATTCGGTGGTACCTTAAACCCCGGATTATCACCTCCATCACATCATAAATTTGCAAATCCTGCTCCCCTGGGGCTATGTGGGTTTGCCCTAACCACTTTCCTTTCTGGGATGTTCAATGCAAGAGCTCAGGGTATTCAAGTTCATAATGTCATTGTTGGATGTGCCATATTCTACGGCGGGTTGGTACAATTGATTGCTGGCATTTGGGAAATTGCATTGGAAAACACATTCGGTGGTACTGCATTATGTTCTTATGGTGGGTATTGGATGAGTTATGGAGCAATTTATATTCCATGGTTTGGTATATTAGATGCTTATAAGGAGGATGAATCTGATTTTGCCAACGCTATGGGTATCTATTTGTTAAGTTGGTCCATTTTCACTTTTGGATTGACTTTTTGTACTTTGAAATCTACTGTTATGTTCTCCACTTTGTTTTTCCTAGTTGCATTGACTTATTTATTGAACTCAATCAGTGAATTTACTGGGAGCCCAAAGGTTCAAAGAGCTGGTGGTATTGTCGGTataattgtttcttttcttgcTTGGTATAATGCATATACAGGTGTGGCCAATAGAGAAAATTCTTATATCGTTATAACACCTCTTCAATTACCATCTAATGATCGAAccatttattga
- the DEP1 gene encoding Rpd3L histone deacetylase complex subunit DEP1 (similar to Saccharomyces cerevisiae DEP1 (YAL013W); ancestral locus Anc_7.94) gives MDRGEQQNDTNNTYSNNATPTLPTATHELSLSSSKPSIEINNSNAATTTTINTAENGSNVKKLEDDEESALSNIDFNNQELNNLNLSEYCISSDADTEKMGSDILQEIDETHPRLIQLVNNNNNNNSNDATIKNNNDNDDDNNPALMSNINTATLQNEPIGITSVIPEQQQQQQDNHPQLKNNNSNSNSSAELLLNGEGPRLPLTTTTITLKHKTENESAEDEQEQNKKIKLDNSVATTDVNQPTNSISDEQTIAQSTATNESITKGIDNDKITDVPATQINNKINNNNKNNDNTNDVDDDEDGNEVGDEEEDEIDIEENLTPEEERPGLLKSIVSEKADTDTLPTNTNETIKNDLTGKIEANVNDESIKLDEVENASNEEEEADDDEEEAEDEDEEDEEEVEVPEEGKDKRLAEIDHEEQRLNALKEITDIEYKFAELRQKLYENKLLKLETELQMCLEGSHPELQSYYQKIAAIRDYKLRKAYQRQKYELQCIDRETRATRTFIHQDHYKKVNDIRNKLLNDTTETWYDINRERRDLDVMVPDVSYHVPIKTAEKTLSCITGYAGPAQLKLPGEALSEDLACEGVNFRYKGNPVDKLEVIVDRMRLNNEISDLEGIKNILMHFLVLQI, from the coding sequence ATGGATCGTGGCGAGCAACAAAACGATACTAACAATACTTACTCTAACAATGCTACTCCCACTCTACCAACGGCAACGCATGAATTAAGCCTGTCTTCATCCAAACCTTCAATAGAGATAAACAACAGTAATGCTGCTACCACTACCACTATTAATACGGCAGAAAATGGATCAAACGTcaagaaattagaagacGATGAAGAAAGTGCGTTAAGTAACATAGATTTCAATAATCAAGAATTAAACAATCTAAACTTATCTGAATATTGTATCTCAAGTGATGCAGATACAGAGAAAATGGGGAGTGATATCTTacaagaaattgatgaGACTCATCCAAGACTTATTCAACTAgtcaataacaataataacaacaatagtAATGACGCtactataaaaaataataatgataacgaCGATGACAATAATCCTGCTCTAATGTCTAATATCAATACGGCaactttacaaaatgaGCCTATAGGAATTACATCTGTTATACCAGaacagcagcaacaacagcaagACAATCATCCTCAgctaaaaaataataatagtaatagtaacaGTAGCGCTGAACTTCTCTTAAACGGCGAAGGCCCCCGCCTGCCGctaacaacaacaacaataacgTTGAAACATAAAactgaaaatgaaagtgctgaagatgaacaagaacaaaataagaaaataaaactaGACAATTCTGTTGCTACAACTGATGTTAATCAACCTACGAATTCTATATCAGACGAACAAACTATAGCGCAAAGTACTGCCACTAATGAATCAATAACAAAAGGTATAGACAATGATAAAATCACTGACGTTCCTGCGACccaaattaataataaaattaacaataacaacaaaaataaCGATAATACAAATGATGTTGATGACGATGAGGACGGTAACGAAGTCggtgatgaagaagaagatgagaTAGATATCGAGGAAAATCTTACCcctgaagaagaaagacctggtttattgaaatcaattGTATCGGAGAAAGCTGATACTGATACTCTTCCAACTAATACCAATGAAACAATCAAGAATGATCTTACTGGAAAAATAGAGGCGAACGTAAATGATGAGAGTATTAAACTTGATGAGGTTGAAAATGCATCTAACGAAGAAGAGGAAGCagatgatgacgaagaagaagcgGAggacgaagatgaagaagatgaagaagaagtagaaGTGCCCGAAGAGGGAAAGGATAAAAGATTGGCCGAAATTGATCATGAAGAACAAAGACTAAATGCCTTAAAGGAAATAACAGACattgaatataaatttGCAGAATTAAGACAAAAATTGTATGAAAATAAACTACTCAAATTAGAAACTGAATTACAAATGTGTCTTGAAGGATCACATCCAGAATTACAATCGTATTATCAAAAGATTGCTGCTATACGTGATTATAAATTACGTAAAGCTTATCAACGTCAAAAATACGAATTACAATGTATCGATAGGGAAACAAGGGCAACAAGAACCTTCATCCATCAAGATCATTATAAGAAAGTTAATGATATAAGGAATAAATTACTCAATGATACTACAGAAACGTGGTATGATATTAATAGAGAAAGAAGAGATCTCGATGTAATGGTACCGGATGTATCATATCATGTTCCAATAAAGACTGCAGAAAAAACTTTAAGTTGTATCACTGGTTATGCGGGACCGGctcaattgaaattaccAGGTGAAGCATTATCAGAAGATTTAGCCTGTGAAGGTGTAAATTTCAGATATAAGGGTAATCCTGTGGATAAATTAGAAGTCATTGTAGACAGGATGagattaaataatgaaataagTGATTTGGAAggtataaaaaatattttaatgcATTTCCTGGTGCTCCAAATTTGA
- the RPS15 gene encoding 40S ribosomal protein uS19 (similar to Saccharomyces cerevisiae RPS15 (YOL040C); ancestral locus Anc_7.95), translating to MSSAVAKKRVFKTHSYRGVDLAKLLEMSTEDFVKLAPARVRRRFARGLSSKPAGLMKKLRAAKLAAPENEKPAVVRTHLRNMIIVPEMIGSVVGVYNGKVFNQVEIRPEMLGHYLGEFSITYTPVRHGRAGATTSRFIPLK from the coding sequence ATGTCCAGCGCTGTTGCCAAGAAGAGAGTTTTCAAGACCCACTCCTACAGAGGTGTCGACTTAGCAAAATTATTGGAAATGTCCACTGAAGATTTCGTCAAGTTAGCTCCAGCTAGAgttagaagaagatttgCTCGTGGTTTATCTTCCAAGCCAGCTGgtttaatgaagaaattgagaGCTGCTAAGTTGGCTGCCccagaaaatgaaaagcCAGCTGTTGTTAGAACTCATTTAAGAAACATGATCATTGTTCCAGAAATGATCGGTTCTGTTGTTGGTGTCTACAATGGTAAGGTTTTCAACCAAGTTGAAATCAGACCAGAAATGTTGGGTCACTACTTAGGTGAATTCTCCATTACTTACACTCCAGTTAGACACGGTAGAGCTGGTGCCACCACTTCCCGTTTCATCCCATTGAAATAA
- the SPO11 gene encoding DNA topoisomerase (ATP-hydrolyzing) (similar to Saccharomyces cerevisiae SPO11 (YHL022C); ancestral locus Anc_7.109), translating into MKTLSEYMSESCSKTGLISILQPDVREIHLGPVGSVTELPKTIDTIFSLFTNSIEQHIQPVVFKINNSRHLSCNEGSKKRILQFPYFGTKGKRINTTQIQAKKVACILTLLKTLRTRLQTGDISTIRDIFYSNMELYGRQQTIVYWLSILTEAFNLKSRDSLNVIAAQKGLIFSPVQITVTTTVEKGDKVVSESQVIQPFETVLIPYINDATVINIPSQQNIIKVLILEKEAVFNKIVSNYSTCCTNCNVKDILITGKGYPDFLTRNFINLFYKCCSSFIGQWHILTDADPHGVNIAYMYAKTIPRIDYMGIPLLELIRPNSKDASNSAQLLPLKQRDISLLLAMVQRVVTTENISKVFIRELQRQLFFHKKGEMNSIFSQ; encoded by the coding sequence ATGAAAACGCTGTCTGAATATATGTCAGAAAGTTGTTCAAAGACAggtttaatttcaatactGCAGCCTGATGTTCGAGAAATCCATTTGGGCCCTGTCGGCTCTGTCACAGAATTACCTAAAACAATTGATACCATCTTTTCCCTGTTTACCAATTCTATAGAACAACATATACAACCTGTAGTgtttaaaattaataacaGCAGACATTTATCTTGTAATGAAGGCtccaagaaaagaatactCCAGTTCCCCTATTTCGGAACTAAAGGTAAGAGAATAAATACTACTCAAATTCAAGCCAAGAAAGTTGCATGTATATTAACCCTTTTGAAAACTCTTCGAACTAGATTACAGACCGGAGACATAAGTACCATTCGAGATATATTTTACTCAAACATGGAATTATATGGGAGACAACAAACAATTGTATATTGGTTATCAATCCTGACAGAGGCTTTTAATTTGAAGTCAAGAGATAGTTTAAATGTTATTGCAGCTCAAAAAGGACTAATTTTCTCTCCTGTTCAAATAACTGTTACCACTACTGTTGAAAAGGGAGATAAAGTCGTTTCGGAATCACAGGTCATTCAACCATTCGAAACAGTTTTAATTCCATATATTAATGACGCCACAGtgataaatattccaagccaacaaaatataatcaaAGTTTTGATTTTAGAAAAAGAGGCTGTCTTCAATAAAATAGTTTCTAACTATTCTACATGCTGTACAAACTGTAATGTCAAAGATATACTAATTACTGGAAAAGGATATCCTGATTTCTTAACAAGaaacttcatcaatttgTTTTATAAATGCTGTTCTAGCTTCATTGGTCAATGGCATATACTTACTGACGCCGATCCTCATGGAGTCAATATTGCATATATGTATGCCAAAACAATTCCTCGAATAGATTACATGGGGATTCCATTGTTGGAGTTAATTCGTCCGAATTCCAAGGACGCCTCAAATTCAGCGCAACTACTGCCGTTAAAACAACGAGACATATCTTTGCTCCTTGCGATGGTTCAAAGGGTCGTTACCACGGAAAACATTTCGAAAGTATTTATAAGGGAGCTTCAAAGGCAATTATTCTTCCATAAGAAAGGTGAGATgaattcaatcttttccCAATAG